The nucleotide sequence CCATTGTTGACGGGTGACATTCGCTCGTCTTCTATCGCCGCCGGATCTATCGCTGGTGgctccaacttcttcagaGATGGCAGTGAAATCGAGTTGTCCCAAAATTTGGACATTGTTGGAGCCCTtaacaacttgaaattggacgaagaaatcaacaGTTTTGACCatttcaatttgaacaCCGCTGCCAAAGGCTCCAACGGGGACCGAAACATCGCATCCACCGACGAGTCTGTTACTGACTCGTCCACTCCGGCCAACGAAAACTCCAGGGACTTTGGAAACTTGACTCCAAATCCCTCCAACTTCGAGTTTAACAACTTCATGCATGCCACCCCCAACACCTGGAACTACAACGTCAGTCAGTTTGTTCCACAATCAGCTCCTCCATTTGTGTACGGTATCAATGTCAATCCGGACTATGAACACGACTTGCACGACAAAATGCCCCAAAACTTTGAATTGCCAGATGAACCTCCACAGGACGGCACTAGAAACTTAAACTTGCCATTCTCGACACCTCCCTTGGTTGGAACCCtgaacttttccaatttttcTGGGGCTGCCATGCCTGAGAGAAACTCTTCTGTTTCAAAAGACAATTCGTCTAGTGAGGGTGAATTGGACACCTCTACCAAGACCGATAACACCAAAGTAACTCCCCACCAGTTGTATCAGCCATTTTCGATCACCCCCAACTCCACCTCTCAGCCTGAGTTCAGTACTCTTAAGTTTGATCCTACTCAACCAGCATACCAACCTAGTAATGAAATGTACTTGGGAAACAACTTCTGGGCAAGTGCTCAGGTTCAACAACaggttcaacaacaagtccaGCAGCAGGTCCAgcaacaagttcaacagGTTCAGGAACAGGTCCAGCATCAGGTTCAACAGcagttgatgaactcaCAAATGAACATGAGAAGCAATTTCTTGAGTTCGGTTCAACCAACGCAGACCAACTCCAATCGGTTCAACCGTCGTTCCAACAACTTAATGAACCAACAATCGAACTACCTGTCAGGCTCTTCGATCGACTCGGGTTCCAACAACCATGGAAACAACAACTACAACGACGTGATGAATGTCCATAGAAAGTTGCACAACAACCCCAACAGAAGAAAGGGTGATGATGCCACTAAGTACATCAAcgccaagttggaagatttcACTGGAGAAATCTTCTCCTTGTGCAAGGATCAGCATGGATGTCGATTTTTGCAAAGACAATTGGATTTGGGCAAGGACATCGAAAACAAGCAAAACGCCAACAATATCCTTTCGTCTGATATTGCTGCCACCATGATTTTCAACGAAATCTACTTGAAGATTATTGAGTTGATGATTGATCCCTTTGGAAACTACTTGATCcagaagttgtttgaaaacGTTTCGGTCGACCAGAGAATCatcttggtgaagaatGCGGCTCCTGACTTCATTCGGATCGCCTTGGACCCTCATGGCACCAGGGCTTTACAGAAGTTAGTGGAGTGCATTTCAACTGAAGCCGAGTGTAAGTTGATCATCGACAATTTGTCTCCTCACATTGTTTCGTTATCGAGAGACTTGAACGGTAATCACGTTGTACAGAAGTGTTTACAGAAGTTATCGTCCAAGCAAAACCAGTTCATTTTTGACACTGCTTCTCTGCACTGTAACGATATTGCTACTCATAGACATGGATGTTGTGTGTTGC is from Yamadazyma tenuis chromosome 6, complete sequence and encodes:
- a CDS encoding uncharacterized protein (COG:J; EggNog:ENOG503NWIS); translated protein: MSAASNKESLRPDDPSATNLGIKSRSISVNSTPLLTGDIRSSSIAAGSIAGGSNFFRDGSEIELSQNLDIVGALNNLKLDEEINSFDHFNLNTAAKGSNGDRNIASTDESVTDSSTPANENSRDFGNLTPNPSNFEFNNFMHATPNTWNYNVSQFVPQSAPPFVYGINVNPDYEHDLHDKMPQNFELPDEPPQDGTRNLNLPFSTPPLVGTSNFSNFSGAAMPERNSSVSKDNSSSEGELDTSTKTDNTKVTPHQLYQPFSITPNSTSQPEFSTLKFDPTQPAYQPSNEMYLGNNFWASAQVQQQVQQQVQQQVQQQVQQVQEQVQHQVQQQLMNSQMNMRSNFLSSVQPTQTNSNRFNRRSNNLMNQQSNYSSGSSIDSGSNNHGNNNYNDVMNVHRKLHNNPNRRKGDDATKYINAKLEDFTGEIFSLCKDQHGCRFLQRQLDLGKDIENKQNANNILSSDIAATMIFNEIYLKIIELMIDPFGNYLIQKLFENVSVDQRIILVKNAAPDFIRIALDPHGTRALQKLVECISTEAECKLIIDNLSPHIVSLSRDLNGNHVVQKCLQKLSSKQNQFIFDTASSHCNDIATHRHGCCVLQRCLDYGNAAQRKQLSSKIAENATNLSLDPFGNYVVQYVLSRGDEQSVAIILNHIKSHLIVLSLHKFGSNVIEKSLRISKLTNGLVQALLMNADHFQDLLNDPFGNYVLQTSLDVATKADLVKLSSALQPLLPNVKNTPHGRRIMSKVQSIVL